From the genome of Methanobrevibacter wolinii SH:
TTATATATTACTGTAGCATTTCCATATCCAAGTGGAGCAATGCATGTAGGACATGGAAGAACATATACAGTTCCTGATGTATATGCAAGATTTAAAAGAATGGAAGGATATAATGTATTGTTCCCTATGGCATGGCATGTAACTGGAGCTCCAGTTATTGGAATTGCAGATAGAATTCAAAGAAAAGATCCTTGGACTTTAGATTTATATGAACATGTACATAAAGTACCTAAAGATAAATTACCTGAACTTGCAGATCCTATTAATATTGTCAAATATTTCAGTACAGAATACCACAATGTTATGAATAAAATGGGATATTCAATTGATTGGAGAAGAGAATTTAGAACTATTGATCCAACTTATCAGAAATTTGTAACTTGGCAAGCTAATACTCTTTATAAAAAAGGATTAATTAAACAAGGGGAACATCCAGTAAAATATTGTCCACATGATAAAAACCCAGTAGGAGATCACGACCTTCTTGAAGGTGAAGGTGTTGGAGTAAATGAACTTACTTTATTAAAGTTCAAATGTGAAGATATAACTCTTGTTACAGCAACCTTACGTCCAGAAACTATTTTTGGTGCAACTAATTTATGGTTAAACCCAGAAGTCCATTATATTTTAGTTGAAGTTGAAAAAGGACAATCTAAAGGTGAAAAATGGGTAATGTCTGATGATGCATATTACAATATTTCAAATCAGAAAGAACTTAAAGTAATTAAAGATATAAACCCTGAAGAATTAATTGGAAAAATGGTTGAAAACCCATTAAGTCATGAAAAACTTCCAATATTCCCTGCTAGTTTTGTAAGCTCTGAATATGGTAGTGGAGTAGTATTTTCAGAACCTGCTGATGCACCAGCAGATTATATTGCACTTCAAGACTTAAAACAGAATAAAGAATTAATTGAAAAATATAATATTGCAGAAATCGTTGAAAAAGTAGAACCAATTAATGTTGTAAGTGTTAAAGGATATGGTGATATTCCTGCAAAAGAAATTATAGAAAAACTTCAAATTACAAATCAAAATGATTCTAAAGTACATGAAGCAACTGAAGAATTATATAAAACTGAACATAGTAAAGGATATCTTAGTCAACGTTTCCCTAAATATGGTGGTAAAAAAGTTGCATATGTAAGAGATGAAGTTAAAGAAGATCTTGTTAAAGAGAATATTGCAGATATTATTTATGACTTTGCAGAAAGACCTGTAATATGTAGATGTGGTAATCGTTGTGTAGTTAAAATCATGGATGACCAATGGTTTATGAAATATTCTGATGAAGAATGGACTAAAAAAGCTAAAGAATGTCTTGAAGGAGAAACTGTTATTCCTGGAGAAATAAAAGCAAACTTTGATTACTATCTTGGATGGTTACAAGATTGGGCATGTTCAAGAAGAGTAGGTCTTGGAACTAGAGTACCATGGGATAAAAAATGGTTAATTGAACCACTTACAGATTCTACAATTTACATGTCTTATTATACTATTGCAAAATACCTTAGAGATATGGATCCAGAATTGTTAAATGATGCATTCTTTGATAAAGTATTTTTAAATATAGATTCTGATGATATTAAAGTAGAACCAGAATTAGTTGATAAAATACAAAAAGAATTTAATTATTGGTATCCATTAGATTGGAGGTTATCTGCAAAAGATTTAGTTGGAAACCATTTAAGTTTCTTAATGTTTGCACATACTGCAATCTTCCCTAAAGCAAAATGGCCTAAAGGAACTGTAGTATTTGGTATGGGACTTCTTGAAGGAAATAAAATGTCTTCATCAAAAGGAAATGTTATTTTACTTGATGATGCAATAAATGAATATTCTGCTGATGTTGTAAGATTATTCTTAATGTCTTCAGCTGAACCATGGCAAGATTTTGATTGGAGAGAAAAAGAGGTTAAAGGAACTCAAAGAAGACTTCAATGGTTTAGAGATTTTGCAGCTAAAGTAAATCAAATCAATGGAGGAAATCTTAATTTATCTAATATTCCTGAAGTGGAAGTTAAAACAAATATTAGTAAATGGATTATTGCAAAATTAAACCAACATATTAAAAACTCTACAGAAGCATTAGAAGTATTCCAAACAAGAAAAGCTTCACAAGAAGCACTTTTCTTACTTAAAAAAGATGTAGATCATTATATGTACAGAGTACAACATATTATAAACGATGATGATGAAGAAGTTAAATATGTATTATCTACTTTAATTAAAGATTGGATTAAAATATTAGCACCATTTACACCACATACTTGTGAAGAATTATGGAATAAATATGGTGGAGAAGGATTTGTATCAGAAGCTTCATGGCCAGAATATGATGATAGTTTAATAGATGAAGAAATTGAAAAATCTGAAGAGCTTATTCAAAACCTTGTTAAAGATATTAATGAGATTAAAAAAATGGTTGATGAAGATGTAAATAAAATCCATATTTATCTTGCTCCAAAATGGAAATGGGATTTATATGAGATTGCTGATGAAATTGGAAAACCTGATATTGGTCAAATGATGGGTAAAGCAATTAAAGCTAATATTTACTCAGATAAAAAAGAAATAGCTAATACTGCTAAAAAAATTAGTCGTGAAATGACTAAAACAAAATATATTGGAAAAATAGATGAAGCAGCTATTTTAAATGATAGTAAAGCATATCTTGAGGAAGAATGTGGAAGTGAAGTAATTATACATACTGATGATTCATACGATCCACAAAACAAAGCAAGAAATGCTATGCCATATAAACCTGCTATATTCTTAGAATAGTTATTAATTAACTATTCTAATACTTTTTTTATATTTTTTAATTTTTCAATTATGATATTAGCTTTTGAAATTCTTTTAATTTTTAGAATAGGCTTATTTTCAAGTATTGTAATGTTTAAATTATTATAAAAAATAGTTTTTAATAGACTCAGTTTTTTAATATTTTTAAAATTTAGAATATATTTATTTATATTAAAATAAGGGTATTTTTAAAAATTAGGTTTTTATAGAAAATAGATTATAAAGAGATATTTTATTTATTTACATTAAATAATAAATTTTATAAAACTATTAAAATTATACACTTACATATACATATAATACTTTATACTAAATATTTTTATTAAATCTTTGATTTTATTTAAAAGTTCGATTAATTAAATAGGATTAGTTTAAATAAATATAAAATTTTTATATTTTTTTTGCTTTATCTTATTTTCTTCTTTGTTTATTTTTTTATATTTTTTTATCTTAAAGTTTTATTAAATTAATATTTTAATTTAATGTCCTTATTGATTTTTAATTAATAGTAAATAAATTTTAATAGTTAAATTTTTATTTTAAATAATTTAAAAATTAAAAATATGGATAAAGAAAAATGGTTTAAATATAGTATTGTGGTTTTATTTTTACTTATTCTATTATTTGGCTCAGTTGCAATTGTATTTAATTACACATCACTTAAACCAAGTATGTTATAATATAAATATTTATTACTCATTATTAGCTATTTCTATTAAAATTTAGAAATGTTTATTCAGTATATATGATTATTATACTTGAAAATTCAATAAATATATCGATTTAGTAGGTGTTTATTCAGAATGTATTGCACTTGAAAATTTTGAATATAAATATAATGATTTAATAAGCAGTATTTATTCAGTATATATGACTATTACACACATATATGTAAATTCAGAAGTACTTATATCTTTAAGAGTACTTTTAACTATTTTTTCATCAGGATAACTTAATCTTTCACATACCATAACTTTTCTTTTAGGATTTACTCCATTATCAATTAAATATTGTGCCATATCTTTAACTTTTCTAGATGGGAGTGCTATTGTTGGTTTCCCATTATCAATGATTCTTAATATATCTTTAATATTTTTTCTTCCATGAAAAGTTACTATGTTTGCTTTATCCCATGGAATCTGAGATTTTGCACTTGCAAGTTGAAGTGAACTTATTCCAGGTATAACTTCTATATTATTGGTATTGAAATTTTTTTCTTTAGAAATTTCAAGTATTGGACTTAAAAGACCTGAAAATCCAGGATCTCCTGTAGATAATAGTGCTACAGTTTTACCATTTAATGCAAGATTAACACTTTCTTCAAGGTTTCCATGTAAATTTTTAACATTAAATATTATTGTTTTGTTTATATTATCAAAAAGATTTATTGCTCTTTGACTTCCTATTACAATATCTACATCTTCTACAGTTTTAACAGCTTTGTATGTTAAATACTCTTTTGCACCTGGACCAATACCAATTATGTATAATTTTGACATTTTATTTACCTATTTTAATTTTATTTATTGAAAAATCTTTAATTTTTAACTTAGGATAAGTTTTTTTTAAATCTAATTTTAAGTATTAAACTTTTATAAATTGATTTTCAAAAATTTCAATTTTTTAAATTTAGCTATTTAAAGTTTAACTTTAAATTCATTTATCTTTAAAGTATGAATAAATTTTATTTTAAATTCTTGATTTTAGAAATATAATTTAATCTTTATTTTGAATATAATATAATTAATATTCATATTTTTCTAATTTTTCTATTTCTCTTTTAAGAACTTTATAAAGATTTTCTGCACCAATGATTTCATTTTCTATTTGCCATGTACTTGGATGCATAATAAATGGTTTTGTTTGAGGTCCACCCATACCTCCATGACTACCTACTAACTCTTCAAATGCACATACTTCTTCAGTTTCAGGGTCATAAAAACTATTTACAAGTATATCAGGACAATGTTTAAATGAATTAGTACGTTTAAGATGATATCTTGCATTTTTACCATATCCTCTCAATGGATTTTTTCCTTTGATTTTTCCATTATTAAGATAATATATTCCTTCTTCTCCAATTACCATTGGTCCATTAAGACTTGAATTTACAAGTATAAATCCAATATACTTATTTTTAACAAGACCTGGAATTAAATTAGGGAAGAATTCTACAATTTCTTCATAATATAATCTTCTAGGCCATTGTGTAAGATAAATTAATGCAAGATTTCCTGAACCAAGTACTATTACTTCTGAGTTTTCAGGTTTTTTAAATTTATACTGTACTGGACTATATTTTTCAATGTAATCAAGGCTATCTTTATACATGTTTTCTAAATATGTTTTTTGTCTATTTAATGGAATAAATACTTCTTTTAAATCATTTTTATCATTTGATCCCATTACACTATATATTTTCATATCTTCTGGAAGTAAACTTCTTACAAATTTTTCAAAACTTACCCCATATCTTTGTTTAAAGGTAGCTCCATTACATTGACCATGATCTGATTGAATCACAATATCATATTTTCTTTCAGAATATCTCATAGCATTTTTTATACGATCAATTTGTTTATCTAGTTTCCTAAGAACATTAAAAGAATCTTCATCTCTTGTTCCAGAATGATGTGCAACTTCATCATACCCAAGATAAGTTGCATATATTGTGTCTAGATTTCCAACCATCATATCTAAAATAATACTTTGTGTATTTACCTCTCTTAGGAAAACATTAGTTCCTGCACGTGTAAGTGTATATATTGGACTTCTTCTTATTCTAGGTCTAATATTTTTAATAGAATGTTTAATTTGTGAGTATATTTCTATAACGATTTCTTCTAAGAAAAGAATACATATACGTGCAAAACTACTTGGATTTGCAAATACAGATACCCATGCTTTATTATACATTTTTTGTAAGTTCAATGCTTTTGATAATGTAAATATTACATTATCTGTATCTCCAGAGAATAAATTACAACGACTTCCACCATTTTTAATAAGTAATCCATTTCCATTTGATATTCTTTTTTCTATTTCATTAACATCATTAAAACTTCCACAAGTCATAATTTTATTATTGTTTTCTTTTTCAACCCATCTATATGCAACAATACCTTCATTGTTTCCTTGAAGTATTCCTGCCTGACTTGCTCCAGTTTGACTAGAAAGATCTGTTTCCCATTCTGTAATATGATGGCTACCTATTTCAATCCAAGATTTAAGAGTTGGCATATAATCTTTTTCTATTGCTTCTTTTAAAATTTCATAAGCTAATCCATCAATTTCAATAATAATCATACCTTTAGATTTTTTCATTGGATTATTTCTTCTAAGTTTTATTGCATCTCTTGTAACTGCACGATAATAGGAACTATTATCATCAATAGTAATTATTCCTGAAAGAAATGTATTTACTCCAGCCATACATAATGGTGTTAAAAATGTAGCTGGTCCATCTATTGAAAATCCTGGAACAAAAAAATTAAGTATCCAAAAGAATAATCCATTAAAAATAAGTGATGCTGCTCCAAAGGTGTATATAAAAAATGGCATAAATACTCGTGTAATAATTGGCCAAAGTATAGCATTTACTATACCTACAATGGTTACTACAATTATTGCAGTAGTAATACTATCTACAGTTAATCCTAGTTTAAATGGTGCAATAATTAAAAAACCAATTATATTTCCTATCCAAACTATAAGTGTACGTAAAAAGAAATTTTTATATGAAAATTTTTCAACTTTTGGTTGATAATCCTCAGGCATTCTAGTAAGTGTTCTTTTTAGCTTTTCAGTATCTGGTTTTTCTCTTTCCATACACTCACCATTTCATTGTTTATATCATTTTATCTGTAAAAATAGTTTATTTAAATATTTGATATTGATTTTTATTTAATTGGAAAATTTTATTTATTGTTTATACTAATTTTTGTTTTTTTATTTTTAAGGGGTTTATTTTAATTTTTGTTTTTCTTATTGTTTTCATTTTCATTTATTGACATTTTTTCTTTTAGTTCTTTAGTTTTTTCTTCAATAAAATTTTCAATATCATCAATATTTAAAAATTTATTTATTTCTTTTCTTGTTGGAAATGGTTTTATTTGATTTGAATGTTTAACATAAATTTTTTTATGATGTTTATCATCTTTATTTTCTTTTTTAAGAACGTCTGGACTTTTAAGTTTAAAAATTGTTATTTCTGGTGCACAATTTATTCTAAGCCAAAAAATATTTGTTCCAAGACCTTTACTTGTATATTGAATCATGTCTCCTACTTGGTATTCTCCTACAGGATATTTATGGGAACATGATCCTCTAAGTATTGTTGTGTTAAGACCTGGAATTATAAATTGTCCTCCATGTGAATGTCCAGATATTTGTAGTGCAAATCTTCCAGTTAATGCAGAGATATCTGCAAAATCAGGTTCATGTGCTAACATTATTGCAGGTCCTTCTTTAGGAAGTTTTTTCATTACTGTATCAATGTCTTCTTTCTGAAGCATCATACTATCTACACCAGCAATGTTTAATTGTGAAGTTTTATTATTTCTTTTCCTTTTAATTGTATAAACATCATTACTTATATCAATTATTCCTGAATTTTTTAGTATTTCACGTATTCTATCAGCACCATTCCAATGATCATGGTTTCCAAGTACTGCAAGTGAAGCATCTTTCGGTTTTAACATTGAAAGACATCTTTGAAGATCATCTGCAACATCATCTAATATATAGGATACATAATCTCCAGTTAAAGCAACCATATCTGGTTTTTGTTTATTTACTATATTTATCACACCTTCAAGATATTCTGCTGTTAACCATTGTCCAAGATGAAGATCTGATAAGTTTACGATTTTATAATCATGAAACATTGGATTAAGATTTTTAATTTCAACATTAACCTCTACAATATCATAAACACTTTCATCAAATTCCATAGGTATTATTTTTTCACGTGTTATAGTCATGGCTTTTTGAATCATTTGTCTTGCAGCTAATGCTGTAGGTTTATCTTCTTCCATTTTATCATCACTGTGTTTTATATATTGAATATTTAAATTTTAATTTCTATCTTTTTTTATTCATTTTTTATTGATTATTTAAGAATATATTTAGAAATTTAGATTATTAATTTTTGAATTTAATAAATTTTAATCTAAAATTTTTAAATGATTTCAACTAGTTTAGAGAATATATAATATTTGTTTTTATACATTTAATTACTATTTGATTAGGATATATAATAATATTTATAAATCTAAAAAATATATTATAATAAGTAGAGTTTTATTTTATATATAGAAAAATAACTTAAGTAATATGAATTTAAAAATTTTAGTTTTTTGTAAAATAAATTAATAAGTAAAATTCTATATAAAAATTCAAAAACTAATTTTATATTTATTTTTATTAAAAAGATTTTCAATTTATAAAATTTTTATTTATTTTATATTTAGTGATATTATGCTACAAATTGCTGTTACAGGAAAACCAAATGTAGGAAAATCATCATTCTTTAATTCAGCTACAGCATCTAAAGTTGAAATGGCAAATTACCCTTTTACAACTATTGATGCAAACATAGCTATTGGTCATGTTATTGGAACATGTCCTTGTAAAGAACTTGGTGTAACATGTAATCCTAGAAATTCAGATTGTAAAGATGGAAAAAGAATTATACCTGTAGAACTTATTGATGTTGCAGGTTTAGTACCTGGAGCACATGAAGGTAAAGGTTTAGGTAATAAATTTTTAGATGATTTAATGCAAGCAAAAGTATTGATTCATGTAATTGATGCTTCTGGTTCTACAGATGCTGAAGGAAATCCAGTTGACCCTGGATCTCATGATCCATTAGATGATATTGATTTCATGGAAAATGAGATTGTAATGTGGTTATATGGAATTTTAAATAGAAATTGGGTAAGACTTACACGTAAAATAGGTGCTGAACATTTAGATGTTGCACATGTAATATTTGACCAATTATCTGGTACTGGCGTTACAATAGAGGATGTAATTGAAGCAAAAAGAAAAATGGATCCTGATTATACTAATTGGGAAGAAGAAGATTTAATTGAACTTTCACGTAATATTTTACACCTTGCAAAACCTATGATTATTATTGCAAATAAAGCAGATTTACCTACTTCAGGTGAAAATATTAAAAGACTTCAAGAAAAATATCCTCATGTTATTCCAACAAGTGCTGAATCAGAACTTGCTCTTGTTAGAGCTGCAGAATCTGGCCTTATAAAATATATCTCAGGAGATTCTTCATTTGAAATTATTGAAGAAGATAAACTTTCTAAAAAACAAAAATTAGCACTTGATTATATTCAAACTAATATTTTAGATGTTTATGGAAGTACAGGTATTCAAAAAGCATTAAATACAGCTGTATTTGATTTACTTGATATGATTGTTGTTTATCCTGTTCAAGACGAACATAAATATTCAGATCAAAAAGGTAATATTTTACCTGATGCAATACTTGTTAAAAGAGGTGCAACTCCTCAAGAACTTGCATATGTTATCCATACAGATATTGGTGATAAATTTTTATATGCAATTGATGCAAGAAAAAATATGAGAATAGCTAGTGATTATGAACTTGTTGATGGAGACATTATAAGTATTGTAACTACTTAATTTCTTTTATTTTTTTTATTGTTTTAAATTCTAGGTTTTAATTGGGTTTTTCTTATATCTATTTTTTTCATTGTTTTAAATCCTATATTTTGGTGGATTTTTTATATTATTTTTTTAATTATTTTAATTTTCGTATTCTAAGTATTATTTATAATTTTTATTTATTATTATTTCTAGCTATTTATTGTTTACTTTGTTTTTTTTTATTTTTCTATTTAAGTGATTTTGATTTCTTATCCTTTTATTTATATTTTAAACCTATTTAATAAAATTTTAATTTATTTTTTATTTTTATTAATTTTGTTTTTTTATTTTTAATGATTAGTAATTAATAATTATTTTTTAAATTTTTATTAAAAATAATATACTTTTAATTAAACAATATTTACAGTTGAAATGCTCCTCTTAAAATTATATTAAGTATAAATAAAATTATTTAAAGATATTAAATTAAATAATATATTTTTTGATAGATTTAGTTAATATTGAAAATCTTATTTATGAATTTTTTATAAATTTCATTGTTTTTAAATGAATTATATATCTTAAATTTAAAAAATTTTAAGTATTTATGATTTATTTAAAGATTATATTAATTATAGATTATATATCTTAAATTTAAAAAATTTTAAGTATTTATGATTTATTTAAAGATTATATTAATTATAGGTTATATATCTTAAATTTAAAAAATTTTAAGTATTTATGATTTATTTAAAGATTATATTAATTATAGGTTATATATCTTAAATTTAAAAAATTTTAAGTATTTATGATTTATTTAAAGATTATGTTAATTATAAGATATATCTTGAATTTAAAGTATTTGGAGTTTAAAATTTATATTTTAAGTATAAGTTATATATCTTGAATTTAAAGTATTTCAATAATCTAAAATTTATTTAAAAATTATAATTTTATTTAAT
Proteins encoded in this window:
- the leuS gene encoding leucine--tRNA ligase; the encoded protein is MSENIEKKWQKKWQDAKLFESDPNDKEKLYITVAFPYPSGAMHVGHGRTYTVPDVYARFKRMEGYNVLFPMAWHVTGAPVIGIADRIQRKDPWTLDLYEHVHKVPKDKLPELADPINIVKYFSTEYHNVMNKMGYSIDWRREFRTIDPTYQKFVTWQANTLYKKGLIKQGEHPVKYCPHDKNPVGDHDLLEGEGVGVNELTLLKFKCEDITLVTATLRPETIFGATNLWLNPEVHYILVEVEKGQSKGEKWVMSDDAYYNISNQKELKVIKDINPEELIGKMVENPLSHEKLPIFPASFVSSEYGSGVVFSEPADAPADYIALQDLKQNKELIEKYNIAEIVEKVEPINVVSVKGYGDIPAKEIIEKLQITNQNDSKVHEATEELYKTEHSKGYLSQRFPKYGGKKVAYVRDEVKEDLVKENIADIIYDFAERPVICRCGNRCVVKIMDDQWFMKYSDEEWTKKAKECLEGETVIPGEIKANFDYYLGWLQDWACSRRVGLGTRVPWDKKWLIEPLTDSTIYMSYYTIAKYLRDMDPELLNDAFFDKVFLNIDSDDIKVEPELVDKIQKEFNYWYPLDWRLSAKDLVGNHLSFLMFAHTAIFPKAKWPKGTVVFGMGLLEGNKMSSSKGNVILLDDAINEYSADVVRLFLMSSAEPWQDFDWREKEVKGTQRRLQWFRDFAAKVNQINGGNLNLSNIPEVEVKTNISKWIIAKLNQHIKNSTEALEVFQTRKASQEALFLLKKDVDHYMYRVQHIINDDDEEVKYVLSTLIKDWIKILAPFTPHTCEELWNKYGGEGFVSEASWPEYDDSLIDEEIEKSEELIQNLVKDINEIKKMVDEDVNKIHIYLAPKWKWDLYEIADEIGKPDIGQMMGKAIKANIYSDKKEIANTAKKISREMTKTKYIGKIDEAAILNDSKAYLEEECGSEVIIHTDDSYDPQNKARNAMPYKPAIFLE
- a CDS encoding cobalt-precorrin-7 (C(5))-methyltransferase; the encoded protein is MSKLYIIGIGPGAKEYLTYKAVKTVEDVDIVIGSQRAINLFDNINKTIIFNVKNLHGNLEESVNLALNGKTVALLSTGDPGFSGLLSPILEISKEKNFNTNNIEVIPGISSLQLASAKSQIPWDKANIVTFHGRKNIKDILRIIDNGKPTIALPSRKVKDMAQYLIDNGVNPKRKVMVCERLSYPDEKIVKSTLKDISTSEFTYMCVIVIYTE
- a CDS encoding phage holin family protein; translation: MPEDYQPKVEKFSYKNFFLRTLIVWIGNIIGFLIIAPFKLGLTVDSITTAIIVVTIVGIVNAILWPIITRVFMPFFIYTFGAASLIFNGLFFWILNFFVPGFSIDGPATFLTPLCMAGVNTFLSGIITIDDNSSYYRAVTRDAIKLRRNNPMKKSKGMIIIEIDGLAYEILKEAIEKDYMPTLKSWIEIGSHHITEWETDLSSQTGASQAGILQGNNEGIVAYRWVEKENNNKIMTCGSFNDVNEIEKRISNGNGLLIKNGGSRCNLFSGDTDNVIFTLSKALNLQKMYNKAWVSVFANPSSFARICILFLEEIVIEIYSQIKHSIKNIRPRIRRSPIYTLTRAGTNVFLREVNTQSIILDMMVGNLDTIYATYLGYDEVAHHSGTRDEDSFNVLRKLDKQIDRIKNAMRYSERKYDIVIQSDHGQCNGATFKQRYGVSFEKFVRSLLPEDMKIYSVMGSNDKNDLKEVFIPLNRQKTYLENMYKDSLDYIEKYSPVQYKFKKPENSEVIVLGSGNLALIYLTQWPRRLYYEEIVEFFPNLIPGLVKNKYIGFILVNSSLNGPMVIGEEGIYYLNNGKIKGKNPLRGYGKNARYHLKRTNSFKHCPDILVNSFYDPETEEVCAFEELVGSHGGMGGPQTKPFIMHPSTWQIENEIIGAENLYKVLKREIEKLEKYEY
- a CDS encoding redox-regulated ATPase YchF produces the protein MLQIAVTGKPNVGKSSFFNSATASKVEMANYPFTTIDANIAIGHVIGTCPCKELGVTCNPRNSDCKDGKRIIPVELIDVAGLVPGAHEGKGLGNKFLDDLMQAKVLIHVIDASGSTDAEGNPVDPGSHDPLDDIDFMENEIVMWLYGILNRNWVRLTRKIGAEHLDVAHVIFDQLSGTGVTIEDVIEAKRKMDPDYTNWEEEDLIELSRNILHLAKPMIIIANKADLPTSGENIKRLQEKYPHVIPTSAESELALVRAAESGLIKYISGDSSFEIIEEDKLSKKQKLALDYIQTNILDVYGSTGIQKALNTAVFDLLDMIVVYPVQDEHKYSDQKGNILPDAILVKRGATPQELAYVIHTDIGDKFLYAIDARKNMRIASDYELVDGDIISIVTT